The Anaerolineales bacterium genome segment ACATGCCCTGCGTAGGTTCCCCTTTGATAGATATCTCGCCCGAGATCTCCCCCTTGTACGACCTGGGGATCAACCCGTTGATACAGCGCACGAGCGTCGTCTTCCCGCATCCGCTTGGTCCGGCAATCAGAATGAGCTTCCCCGCTTCGATTTGCAGATTCACGCCCCGGATCGCCGTCCCAGCTCGATCCCGGTAGCGAAATGAAAGATCATCGACCTGCAGCAAATGTTCGTTCGCCACAAATTCCTCTGCGTCCGCACTCACACCTATTAAAACACATCCCGGTCTGCCGAGTGACGCGGCCGGGCCGGCGTTTGTTACGACCAGGACCGGGGTCCCAATCTCTCTTGTAAGGCTGATGTAAGGCCGCTCCGGACAGAGTTGTGCTACTATTTTGTCAGGCAGGAAGTAAGCAACAAATCAGTTCCCGGTGTGCAATCTCCGATAAAGGCAAAACCGTCGAAAGGCGGTGGCGCAAAGCTACAGGGTCTACCGCTTCGAAAGAAGCCAGGACAGCCAGCTGCCGAAGAGAGTAAGGCACACCGATTTCTTTTTCTCGGTCCCATGGCTGTCCAAACAAAAGACAATCATGGGCCTGTGATTTTCTCAGGCAGGCCAAGAAAATCGAAAGGAGAAAAGGAAATGAACCTCCGAAAAATGCTCAAGAAAAGTGAAAGAGGCCAGGCCCTCGCCGAGTACGCCGTGCTCTTCCCGCCCGTGCTCTTGATCAGCTTCATGGTCCTCATCCCGCTGTCCACACATGCCAACTTCATCTTCTGCGAAATGATCTACGCCATGGATCCGTCGGTTGGACAATGTGACCAGTGGCTTGGCGATCCCGTCGTTGAAGAGGAAGAGCCGCCGGTGCCCGAGGAAGATGAATGCGTCGTACTGCAGGAGGAAGAAGGCGGATCGCAGTGTGATCAACACGAACTTTGCGACCACCTTCCTGGCCTCAACGTAGGCAGCTATACCGCATCCGACGACATCGACGCCTTTGTAATCAAGGCCGGTAAAGATTATCACGTCTTCGAAACCGGTCTCACCGATGACGGCTGCTACTACGTCGAAATCGAAGGCAATCACGTTTCCTGGGAACGCTACGGTCACGGCTCAAATTGCAAGGACGTCAGCCACGAGCAGGTTTGGAAGACACCCCTTTGCCCGTAGTGGTTATATAATCCAAGGCTCGCAACGATCGGCGTACCGGTCGATATGCAACACGAGCTGACTACAGAACCTGGACAATCAATTCGGGGGTTTTCCTTAGGAAAGCGCACCCGCTTCCCGGGTGGAACAGGTCTCGACTTTCGTCTTCATCTCCTGCAGACGAAGAGCCTGATCCCCCAGAGAAGCAAGGGTGCGCTTTCTATTAAAATCAGCCTCTTCGACGCTTTTCCTGTGGATAACTCGTCAAAATCTGTGGAAAACTGGCTTATATTGGGGAAAACATCCACGCTATTATATCAACAAATCCTCATATGTAGGACTAGGTTCACTACTACCCCCATATATACGACTTCCCCGCTTTTCAACGCTGCATTCCGCTCCTTGTCCCCGTTTCTTCCACAACCTTCCTGTGGGTGAAATCACGCAAACGCGTCCCTATATATGGGCCGCATGGTCTTTCTTGCTCCTACTCCTGGGCGTTTTACTACTCAAATTTCTCTTTTTCCACAAATCCACAACGCCTACTATTACTACGGTTAACATTAAGTAATGAATATATTGTGGGTAAATCGTCCTTATCCACCGGCCCGGATTTGTGGGTATGTTTTTTCCAGGAAACAAGAAAAGAGACGGAGTCAGGTTCATCTCCGTCTCTCTACCAGCCAGGATATCAGGCTCTTCGAGGCTAAGCCCAGCCTCGAAGTTTTACTACTTCAGCGACCCGGTTCACCGCGACCAGATACGCCGCCAGACGATTGTGAACCTCGTGTTCCTCGGCTGCTTCGTGGACGGCATGGAAAGCGGTCGTCATCTTGGCATCCAGGCGTTGGTGGACCATATCTTCGTCCCAGTAGTAGTCGTAGGCATTCTGCACCATCTCGAAATACGAGACCGTCACGCCGCCGGCGTTGGCCAGAAAATCGGGGATGACGTAGACGCCGTTCTTGTGCAGGATTTTATCGGCTTCGGGCGTGGTCGGGCCGTTGGCCAGTTCGACGGAGATCCTCGCCTTGATGTTTGCCGCGTTCGCTTCCGTGATGACATTTTCCAGAGCGGAAGGGAAGAGAACGCTGACGTCGAGTTCCAAAAGATCTTCATTGCTGATTTCCTTGGCGCCGGGGAAGTCGATCACCGAGCCGGTGCGATGTTTGTGGGTGAGCACATTTTTGTAGTCGAGGCCTTCTTCATCGTATATCCCGCCTCGAGAATCGGATACGGCGACGACTTTGAGACCTAGAATCTCGGCGCCGAGTTTGTGGGCGAACGAACCCGCATTGCCGAATCCCTGGATGGCTGCCGGTGCATCTTGTAGATCGATGCCCAATACTTTGCCGGCTTCCCGGAGACAATAAATGCCACCGCGAGCGGTGGCATCCCCACGTCCGGCGGAGCCTCCCATGGCAAGTGGTTTGCCTGTGATGACACCGAATTCATTGTGGCCTTTCAGGAAGGCGTATTCGTCCGCCATCCAGGCCATGATCTGCGGCGTGGTGTAGACATCAGGCGCGGGTACGTCCTTTTCCAGGCCGATGATGCGTCCCACCTGGCGAATGTAGGCGCGGCTGAGGCGCTCGAGCTCACCCATCGAGAGTTCTTTGGGATTGCAAATGATTCCGCCTTTGCCGCCCCCAAGGGGAATATCGACGACGGCGCACTTCCAGGTCATCCAGGCGGCCAATGCACGGACGGTGTCGATAGTCTCGTCGGGGTGATAGCGGATGCCGCCCTTCGTCGGCCCGCGCGCGTCGTTGTACTGCACACGGAAGCCGTGGAAGATTTTGGTCGTCCCGTCGTCCATCTTCACCGGCAGCGTCACGTGCAGTTCACGCAGCGGCCAGCGCAGCAATTCGTGCACGGCGGGATCCAATTTGAGGACGGAGGCGGCTTCGTCCAATTGCTGCTGTGCGATCTTGAAGGGATTGTGCTTATCGTTTGTTGGTGACATAAATATCTCCTTATTCTAAGATAAGACCGCAATGTGTCGATTGTCCGTCATAAATCAGAGAAAAAAGTCATTGCCTAGATCAATACCATCCCATAGATTAGCCAAGTTTAAAGGTCCGACCACACTCAGCTAGAACACGCCATTGTGTCTGGCGTATGATACAGGAAAAACCGGGGTTGTCAAGATTTGAGGGAAATCGGACGCGGGAATATCAATAGCTGCACGATGCAAAGGTAAGTTGATCGCTAATTTGCATCATGTAAGTTGACTCACGAATCAGCGTGATGAGTTTTTTGCAGATGTAGCAGGGCGTCTTCGAGGCAAGAGCGTACGATGGAAGGATTCGCGCGACCCCGGGTTGCCTGCATCACTTGCCCGAAAAACCATTGAGAAAGATTTACCTTCCCCCCCAGATACAGATCGACCTGTTCGGGATTTTCCTGCAGCACTTGTTGGATGAGGGCGTCTATCGCCTCCGCATCGTTGAGCTGAGCCAGACCTTGGGCGGCAACGATATCAGCCGGCGTTTTTCCGCTTTCAAATGTCTCTGCAAGCACGGCCTTCGCACTCGTGGCGTTGATGTCCCCCGCCTCCACCATAGCGACCAGGTCAGATAACGCCCGGGGAGAAACCTTGCTTTCAGTGATTTCGATTCCGGCTTCGTTCAGCAGTCCAAAGAGGTCGCTGGTGACCCAATTGGCGATTTTATCCGCAGGCAAATCCGCTGTGACGGAGACGGCTTCTTCGAAGAAATCCGCTACGGCGCGCTCGACGACGAGGATGTCGGAAGTGTAGGGCGTAAGTCCATACTGTTCGACGAAACGCGCAACTTTGGCGTCGGGAAGTTCCGGAAGCTGCGATCGGATCTGCTCGACCCATACCGGATCGACGTGCAGCGGCGGCAGATCGGGCTCGGGGAAGTAACGGTAGTCGTGCGCCTCCTCTTTGCCGCGCTGCGAGACGGTAACGCCGTTGACTTTATCCCAGCCCAGCGTTTCCTGGACCACTTCACCGTTCGAGGAAAGAACTTCGGATTGGCGTTCGACTTCGAAATCGATTGCGTGAACCATCGCGCGGAAGGAGTTGAGGTTCTTGATCTCCGTACGCGTGCCCAATCGATCGGATCCAACGGGACGGACGGAGACATTCGCTTCGAAACGCATGACGCCTTTTTCCATGTCTCCGCTGTTCACTTCGAGATAGCGCAGGAAGCTGCGGATGGCGTGGGAAAAGGATTTGACCTCCTGCATGGAACGCATATCGGGTTCGCTGACGATCTCGAGCAGAGGCACGCCGGAGCGGTTGTAATCCACCAGGGAATATCCATCGCAGTGAGTCAACTTCCCGGTGTCCTCTTCGAGGTGGACGCGGCGGATGCGGATACGTTTTTCGCCTTCCTCTGTGCGAATGTCCAGCCACCCATTGGTCGCCAGGGGCAGCTCGTACATGGAAATCTGGTATCCCTTGGGCAGATCGGGGTAGAAGTAATTCTTGCGGGCGAATACGCTGGTCTCATTGATCCCGCAGTGCAGCGCCAACCCCACGCGGATGGCGAACTCGACCGCGCGTTGGTTGATCGCCGGCAACGTGCCGGGCATGCCGGTGCAGATTTCACACACTGCGGTGTTGGGTTCGGAGGTCGTCGGATCGACGACGCTGCAGCCGCAGAACATCTTCGACTGAGTCAATAATTCGGCGTGTATCTCCAGGCCAATAATCGGTTCGTACTCTGACATGAAAAGCTTCCAATCGTTCGTTGTGCCGCGAGTTAAGAACAGGGATTAAGGTTCCGTCTACTTGTTACTCGAACGCGATCTTCCCGTCCTCAGCCGTGACGCTGCATGAAGTGATGGATACGCTCCAGGGCTTCTTCGAGCTTGTCGTAGGACGTGGCGTAGCAGCAGCGCACGAAATTTCCTTCGGCGCTGAAGGCATTGCCGGGAACGACGGCGACGGATTCTTCCTTCAACAAGTGTTCCGCGAAATCTTCATCGTTCATGCCTGATGCGTCGATGCAGGGAAATGCATAAAACGCGCCCAGGGGCTCGAAGGTGGGTAAACCGAGTTCGTTCAACCCCGATACGATCAAACGCCGTCGGCGATCGTATTCCGCGACCATGGCCTGCACGTGCTTCCTGCCGTTTCGGAGCGCTTGCAGGGCGGCGGCCTGGGAGGGGGTCGGTGCGGACATGATGGTGTATTGATGGATCTTCGAAAGTGCCGCCAGAATCGGCGCCGGGGCCGCTGCGTAGCCGATGCGCCAGCCGGTCATCGCATAGCTTTTCGAAAAACCGCCCAGCGTTATGGTTCGTTCCCGCATTCCCGGCAGCGAGGCAAAGCAGACATGTTTGTGGCCACCGTATACCAATTGGTCGTAGATTTCATCGGAAATCACCAGCAGGTCGTTCTTCTTTGCCAGGTCGGCCAGGGCGGTCATGTTCTCGCGCGTCATCACCGCACCGGTTGGATTGTTAGGAAAGCCCAGCAGCAGGGCCTTCGACTTGGACGTAATTCGGGAGGCCATGTCGCTGGCCATGAGCTGGAACGAATCTTCCATTCTGGTCTGGATGGCCACGGGAACGCCGCCGGCGAAGATGATCTCCGGCTGGTAGGAGACGAAGGTCGGCGTATGCAGGATGACCTCGTCGCCCGGATTGACGACGGCGGAGAGCGCCAGATGGAGCGCTTCCGAAACACCGACGGTGATCAGCACTTCGGTTTCCGGATCGTAGGAGACGCCGTACATGCGATCGAGATAGGCGGCAACCGCTTCTCGGAGTTCGAATATGCCCGCGTTGGATGTGTATCCGGTTTCTCCCTCTCTGAGTGATTGTACGCCGGCCTCGAGGATGGGTTCGGGGGTGACAAAATCCGGCTCGCCGATTCCCAGGGATATTACGTCATCCATCGTTGCGGCAATGTCGAAGAAACGGCGGATGCCGGATGGGGGCACATCGTTAACACGACGAGCGATAAAATCACGCATGAAAAGGCTCCTTTATGCGCCTCCCCAGAAACCGAGGAATTGCGAAGTAGCGCATAGGATAACAGATTCTAGAAAAAGTATCAGGGGTACAGCGAGTGGATACCGCAACCCAAATCTAGAACTTCATTGCTGGAAGGATATTTTATACCGGGACGATTTGCCATTCATCGCTCATTTCCTCGTAGCACAATTCGAAAATGGACTCATCGTCGCCGCGGACGCGGAAACAGCGGGCGCCAGGAATTTGCCAACGAGCCAGGATTTCTACAACCTGTATTCTTTGCCCTCGATACACCAAAGCAATCGGGCGATCTGCATAGGTGTGACCGGAGAGGCACGCAACACGGTCCGGCGTTTGCCGAGATTCGAGCGTCGATTCCGTCCGCATCACACGAACCCCACTTCGGATGAATCGCCCACGTTCAGTGAGCGATCGCGGCCGATAACTTTGGCCTCACGGCCGATCAACGACCCGGACAGCATGCTGTCGCAAATGTGAGAGCCAAAGTCGACGATGGTATCGCGCAGCAGGGACCGTTCGATCATGCAGTGGGGACCGATGGTCACGTTGGGGCCGATGACCGATTGCTCCACCTCGGCGGAAGGATCGATGAACACAGGAGGGATGACCAGGACGCCATCGCGTTTGCAGGCTTCCTTCGAGTTGTCCCTTCCGTTTTCGAGGAGAAAGCGATTGGTGGCCAAAAGCGCTTCGGGTTTGCCGCAGTCTTGCCAAACTTCGACGGGTTCGACACGCATCTTGAGGCCTTGTTCCAGCATGATGTTGATCGCATCCACGAGGAAGTATTCGCCCTTGAGCTTTTCACCCTCGCCCATCTGCTGATCGATGGCTGCGATCAGGTCTTCGGCGCGTTGGAAATAGTAAAAGCCGACCAAGGCCAGATTGATGGACATGTCCGTCGGTTTTTCAATCAGCTTGGT includes the following:
- a CDS encoding Glu/Leu/Phe/Val dehydrogenase, with product MSPTNDKHNPFKIAQQQLDEAASVLKLDPAVHELLRWPLRELHVTLPVKMDDGTTKIFHGFRVQYNDARGPTKGGIRYHPDETIDTVRALAAWMTWKCAVVDIPLGGGKGGIICNPKELSMGELERLSRAYIRQVGRIIGLEKDVPAPDVYTTPQIMAWMADEYAFLKGHNEFGVITGKPLAMGGSAGRGDATARGGIYCLREAGKVLGIDLQDAPAAIQGFGNAGSFAHKLGAEILGLKVVAVSDSRGGIYDEEGLDYKNVLTHKHRTGSVIDFPGAKEISNEDLLELDVSVLFPSALENVITEANAANIKARISVELANGPTTPEADKILHKNGVYVIPDFLANAGGVTVSYFEMVQNAYDYYWDEDMVHQRLDAKMTTAFHAVHEAAEEHEVHNRLAAYLVAVNRVAEVVKLRGWA
- the gatB gene encoding Asp-tRNA(Asn)/Glu-tRNA(Gln) amidotransferase subunit GatB, whose product is MSEYEPIIGLEIHAELLTQSKMFCGCSVVDPTTSEPNTAVCEICTGMPGTLPAINQRAVEFAIRVGLALHCGINETSVFARKNYFYPDLPKGYQISMYELPLATNGWLDIRTEEGEKRIRIRRVHLEEDTGKLTHCDGYSLVDYNRSGVPLLEIVSEPDMRSMQEVKSFSHAIRSFLRYLEVNSGDMEKGVMRFEANVSVRPVGSDRLGTRTEIKNLNSFRAMVHAIDFEVERQSEVLSSNGEVVQETLGWDKVNGVTVSQRGKEEAHDYRYFPEPDLPPLHVDPVWVEQIRSQLPELPDAKVARFVEQYGLTPYTSDILVVERAVADFFEEAVSVTADLPADKIANWVTSDLFGLLNEAGIEITESKVSPRALSDLVAMVEAGDINATSAKAVLAETFESGKTPADIVAAQGLAQLNDAEAIDALIQQVLQENPEQVDLYLGGKVNLSQWFFGQVMQATRGRANPSIVRSCLEDALLHLQKTHHADS
- a CDS encoding aminotransferase class I/II-fold pyridoxal phosphate-dependent enzyme, which translates into the protein MRDFIARRVNDVPPSGIRRFFDIAATMDDVISLGIGEPDFVTPEPILEAGVQSLREGETGYTSNAGIFELREAVAAYLDRMYGVSYDPETEVLITVGVSEALHLALSAVVNPGDEVILHTPTFVSYQPEIIFAGGVPVAIQTRMEDSFQLMASDMASRITSKSKALLLGFPNNPTGAVMTRENMTALADLAKKNDLLVISDEIYDQLVYGGHKHVCFASLPGMRERTITLGGFSKSYAMTGWRIGYAAAPAPILAALSKIHQYTIMSAPTPSQAAALQALRNGRKHVQAMVAEYDRRRRLIVSGLNELGLPTFEPLGAFYAFPCIDASGMNDEDFAEHLLKEESVAVVPGNAFSAEGNFVRCCYATSYDKLEEALERIHHFMQRHG
- a CDS encoding sugar phosphate nucleotidyltransferase, coding for MKIVIPMAGYGTRLRPHTWSKPKPLVSVAGKPVLGHVLDMFQDLDQIDEVVFIVGYLGDQVREFVAECYPHLKARFVLQEEMLGQSHAIWLAREGLEGPVLIAFVDTLIETDLVHALKEDGEAIAWVKEVPDPKRFGVTKLNAEGFVTKLIEKPTDMSINLALVGFYYFQRAEDLIAAIDQQMGEGEKLKGEYFLVDAINIMLEQGLKMRVEPVEVWQDCGKPEALLATNRFLLENGRDNSKEACKRDGVLVIPPVFIDPSAEVEQSVIGPNVTIGPHCMIERSLLRDTIVDFGSHICDSMLSGSLIGREAKVIGRDRSLNVGDSSEVGFV